Proteins encoded together in one Cellulomonas gilvus ATCC 13127 window:
- a CDS encoding IS3 family transposase: MPAAKPPEFRRRAVDLARSGQQSVAKVASDLGISESCLRRWVAQDDVDAGRREGVSSDERRELVELRRRNRVLEMEVEILKRASAYFARENVLPK, from the coding sequence CGCCGAGCAGTGGATCTGGCCCGATCGGGTCAGCAGTCGGTCGCGAAGGTCGCCTCCGATCTGGGGATCAGCGAGTCGTGCCTGCGCCGGTGGGTGGCCCAGGACGACGTCGACGCCGGTCGCCGTGAGGGCGTGAGCAGCGACGAGCGGCGTGAACTGGTCGAACTGAGGCGCCGCAACCGAGTCCTGGAGATGGAGGTCGAGATCCTCAAGCGGGCCTCGGCCTACTTCGCCCGGGAGAACGTGCTCCCAAAATGA
- a CDS encoding DUF6966 domain-containing protein — translation MPEGELRQVLVELRDLLDDADEQFWAGWARDRLVALDSGALDPREVRRAFGGMGSLNDLLLDPFNGHTIEPAASSWTSRALILGARSPGRSRPRPA, via the coding sequence GTGCCGGAAGGAGAGCTGCGCCAGGTCCTCGTCGAGTTGCGCGACCTCCTCGACGATGCGGACGAGCAGTTCTGGGCCGGGTGGGCTCGAGATCGCCTGGTCGCCCTCGACTCGGGAGCCCTCGATCCCCGTGAAGTCCGTCGCGCGTTCGGGGGGATGGGCAGCTTGAACGACCTGCTCCTCGATCCCTTCAACGGCCACACGATCGAGCCTGCCGCCAGTTCCTGGACCAGCCGGGCGCTCATTTTGGGAGCACGTTCTCCCGGGCGAAGTAGGCCGAGGCCCGCTTGA
- a CDS encoding ABC transporter ATP-binding protein, whose protein sequence is MIDAVAVAVSVGGVQALEATDLSAAPGEAVAVVGPSGSGKSTLLRALTGVQVPSSGSVTIAGVVVTALPTGARATFRREHLGVVFQDPELLEELSVVENVALPLVLAGLARRAAVARAQEQLRSMGLGDKAEASPGTLSRGEAMRAAVARALVSRPDAVIADEPTASLDRTNALAVARLLTANARAAGVATVLATHDPDVVALCDRVVDLRADAHVAHV, encoded by the coding sequence GTGATCGACGCGGTTGCGGTGGCGGTCAGCGTCGGCGGCGTGCAGGCGCTGGAGGCCACGGACCTGAGTGCCGCACCGGGCGAGGCGGTCGCGGTCGTGGGGCCGTCGGGTTCGGGCAAGAGCACGCTGCTGCGTGCGCTGACCGGAGTCCAGGTGCCCAGCTCCGGGTCCGTCACCATCGCCGGGGTCGTCGTGACCGCGCTACCGACGGGGGCGCGCGCGACGTTCCGCCGCGAGCACCTGGGAGTGGTGTTCCAGGACCCTGAGCTCTTGGAGGAGCTGAGCGTCGTCGAGAACGTCGCGCTGCCGCTGGTCCTGGCCGGGCTAGCGCGGCGTGCGGCCGTGGCACGGGCGCAGGAGCAGCTGAGGTCGATGGGGCTGGGCGACAAGGCCGAGGCGTCCCCCGGGACGTTGTCCCGCGGCGAGGCGATGCGCGCAGCGGTGGCGCGAGCGCTCGTGTCGCGTCCGGACGCGGTGATCGCCGACGAGCCGACGGCCTCGCTGGACCGGACGAACGCGCTCGCCGTCGCCCGGCTGTTGACGGCGAACGCGCGTGCAGCGGGTGTCGCCACCGTCCTCGCCACCCATGACCCCGACGTCGTGGCGCTGTGCGACCGCGTCGTGGACCTGCGCGCCGACGCGCACGTGGCACACGTGTGA
- a CDS encoding efflux RND transporter periplasmic adaptor subunit, with the protein MSWRASAAGLVVLLALCGCTDDARPETPAAAPSATAADEKPRATVLQRDFALDYRLDATTADGVPITLDGPRGTRVVPTVKDGTPVEAGDQVARVEVDRAYRAELAAAAGTSRIDAAALDALEEAAGVLRAPVAGVVDHAGGHLTLAATGTDVVTPLSGLQDLRLRALDIRAVATVETVVGQRDVACAHVWVVPDLDGDDESTATLRCRLPRTAETAPGLRAGLAVTSEVIADATLVPNAYVGSDHSGYVVTVVDGGTEREIPVDVGPSDGVVRVIRTPLPVGAELVLPATAP; encoded by the coding sequence ATGTCCTGGCGGGCTAGCGCGGCGGGTCTCGTCGTGCTGCTCGCGCTGTGCGGCTGCACCGACGACGCACGTCCCGAGACTCCCGCGGCGGCGCCGTCCGCCACCGCCGCGGACGAGAAGCCTCGCGCGACGGTGCTGCAGCGCGACTTCGCGCTCGACTACCGCCTGGACGCGACGACCGCCGACGGCGTGCCGATCACGCTGGACGGGCCGCGTGGCACGCGCGTCGTGCCGACGGTGAAGGACGGGACGCCCGTCGAGGCCGGTGACCAGGTGGCACGCGTCGAGGTGGACCGCGCATACCGCGCCGAGCTCGCGGCGGCGGCCGGGACGAGCCGCATCGACGCGGCGGCACTGGACGCCCTCGAGGAGGCTGCGGGCGTGCTGCGAGCACCGGTCGCTGGCGTGGTGGACCACGCCGGCGGTCACCTGACGCTCGCGGCGACCGGCACGGACGTGGTGACACCGCTGTCCGGGCTGCAGGACCTCCGCCTGCGTGCGCTGGACATCCGCGCGGTCGCCACCGTCGAGACAGTCGTCGGGCAGCGCGACGTCGCGTGCGCGCACGTCTGGGTGGTCCCGGACCTGGACGGCGACGACGAGTCCACCGCAACCCTCCGGTGCCGCCTGCCGCGCACGGCCGAGACCGCCCCCGGTCTGCGCGCCGGCCTCGCGGTCACGTCCGAGGTCATCGCGGACGCGACGCTGGTGCCGAACGCCTATGTGGGCTCCGACCACTCGGGCTACGTCGTCACCGTCGTCGACGGCGGGACGGAGCGCGAGATCCCGGTGGACGTCGGCCCGAGCGACGGCGTCGTGCG